In a genomic window of Flavobacterium lipolyticum:
- a CDS encoding DinB family protein — MNRQGAVGALLDIYEQAITDLQDIIKTIPDNVLTHIIDEKTTDEDCKSIQNILSHVVSSGYSYAISIHNLKGYNMQRPDKIFHVTIAEYLKDLMNVFIFTENVFREIKDNELEQFDDSLKIKTGWGQLYDIEQLTEHAIVHILRHKRQIEKIKSSQLN, encoded by the coding sequence ATGAACAGACAAGGAGCAGTTGGAGCATTGCTTGACATCTACGAACAAGCAATAACAGATCTTCAGGATATTATTAAAACTATTCCGGATAATGTTTTGACCCACATCATAGACGAAAAAACAACGGACGAAGATTGTAAATCCATACAAAACATTCTGTCTCACGTAGTAAGTTCCGGTTATAGCTATGCCATCAGTATTCATAATCTGAAAGGGTACAATATGCAGCGACCTGACAAAATTTTTCATGTAACCATTGCCGAATATCTGAAAGACTTAATGAATGTTTTCATCTTTACCGAAAATGTTTTTCGAGAAATTAAAGACAATGAATTAGAACAATTTGACGACTCACTAAAAATAAAAACAGGTTGGGGACAATTGTACGACATTGAACAACTTACAGAACATGCGATTGTACATATCCTTCGACACAAGCGACAAATTGAAAAAATAAAATCCAGTCAATTGAACTAG
- a CDS encoding DUF5071 domain-containing protein, with product MNVKNLIPKDKFDFETVEKLKNYSFEEIESIIPDLLKWLQDMNWPVSRPIAVFLITYCEKISSEILKILQSQDQVWKYWILDTFGEIIKDQMVLNEIERIVKDPTKDEIDEEISEIATKIINKTQK from the coding sequence ATGAATGTCAAAAATTTAATCCCAAAAGATAAATTTGATTTCGAAACAGTCGAAAAACTAAAAAACTACTCATTTGAAGAGATCGAGTCTATTATTCCGGATTTACTTAAATGGTTACAGGATATGAATTGGCCAGTTAGTAGACCAATTGCAGTGTTTCTGATTACTTACTGTGAAAAAATTTCTTCTGAAATATTGAAAATTTTACAAAGTCAGGATCAGGTTTGGAAATATTGGATTCTTGATACTTTTGGAGAGATCATTAAAGATCAAATGGTTTTAAATGAAATCGAAAGAATCGTAAAAGACCCGACTAAAGATGAAATCGACGAAGAAATTTCTGAAATTGCAACAAAAATAATTAACAAAACACAAAAATGA
- a CDS encoding helix-turn-helix domain-containing protein: MSTATKSKHIGRNISRIRELKGMKQEALAIAIGVSQQSVSNLEASETIEAAKLVEIAKVLGVTVEAIENFSEENVINYFNTFHESVTGSFITNNSCNFNPLDKVVELYERLVQAEKDKNEYLEKLYKGK, from the coding sequence ATGAGCACAGCAACCAAATCAAAACACATTGGCAGAAACATTAGCCGAATCAGAGAGCTTAAAGGTATGAAGCAGGAAGCACTTGCGATTGCAATTGGCGTAAGTCAGCAATCTGTTTCTAATTTAGAGGCGAGTGAAACGATTGAAGCTGCAAAACTTGTAGAAATTGCAAAAGTACTTGGCGTTACCGTTGAAGCTATTGAAAATTTTTCGGAAGAGAATGTTATCAATTACTTCAATACTTTTCACGAATCTGTTACTGGTAGCTTTATAACTAACAATTCTTGTAATTTCAATCCTCTTGATAAAGTGGTGGAACTTTACGAACGTTTGGTTCAGGCTGAAAAGGACAAAAACGAGTATTTAGAAAAATTATATAAAGGAAAATAA